The following proteins are co-located in the Pomacea canaliculata isolate SZHN2017 linkage group LG10, ASM307304v1, whole genome shotgun sequence genome:
- the LOC112574540 gene encoding GTPase IMAP family member 4-like — MDTSLQRDSDSTSGFEVIPRRLVIIGKTGNGKSSIGNIILRRHDNLFEIGTGMSSTTVTLCTGDSAERDFTVFDTPDMVNCEMSDADAKKQVEEWRTSPETSVAVIVAIRCDVRYTAEEYAIYTKIKDLWGDDFCKNLVIAFTFKDRLDHDEKEFELELKTVCQELQNVLEDARHRYVLFDCSPGRYVEELHGDIFNKLAECFSRDMQTWSFWSMASAVVTSTLNPCVSYLKSFFP; from the exons ATGGACACATCTCTTCAAAGAGACAGTG ACAGCACATCTGGATTCGAGGTGATCCCAAGACGCCTTGTAATAATCGGGAAAACGGGAAATGGAAAGAGCAGTATTGGAAACATCATTCTTCGTCGTCATGACAACCTGTTTGAGATCGGCACAGGAATGAGCAGCACGACTGTAACACTTTGCACGGGGGACAGCGCAGAGCGAGACTTTACA GTCTTCGACACTCCAGATATGGTTAACTGCGAAATGTCCGATGCTGATGCCAAAAAGCAAGTGGAGGAGTGGAGAACATCACCAGAAACTTCAGTTGCTGTGATTGTCGCCATTCGCTGTGACGTCCGTTACACCGCCGAGGAGTACGCCATCTACACAAAGATCAAAGACCTCTGGGGAGACGACTTCTGCAAGAACCTGGTGATTGCCTTCACTTTTAAGGACAGACTAGACCATGACGAGAAAGAGTTCGAACTAGAGTTAAAGACAGTGTGCCAGGAACTACAGAACGTGCTGGAGGATGCCCGTCACCGGTATGTTCTCTTCGACTGCTCGCCAGGGAGGTATGTTGAGGAGCTGCACGGAGATATATTCAACAAACTTGCGGAGTGCTTCAGCAGGGACATGCAGACTTGGAGTTTTTGGTCAATGGCTTCTGCTGTCGTCACCAGTACTCTAAATCCATGCGTTTCCTATCTGAAAAGTTTCTTCCCATAG